The Desulfomicrobium orale DSM 12838 genome includes a window with the following:
- a CDS encoding ABC transporter ATP-binding protein: protein MKKDEMVIEGVTKYYGFGYTEKQTLKDCSFVLEEHKITVLIGPSGCGKSTLVNLLAGYEEPDAGRILMGGRQVKGPGGDRLVVFQETALFPWMTTYSNVAFGPRAKKTGNNQEIRAMVEAMLEKVGLQEFGHKYPSHLSGGMQRRGELARMLVNNPQVMILDEPFRGLDAMTRELMQEYFCSLLEERQGTVFFITSEIDEAIFMADRILIMSNQPGRIVHIMDIALPRPRKKEMLLNRNCQEYKREALETLHEEALKAFSSGSRAVQDFLEAYEHQQQNEDSTQNGPAN from the coding sequence ATGAAAAAAGACGAAATGGTCATTGAGGGCGTCACCAAATACTATGGATTTGGCTATACAGAAAAGCAAACCTTAAAAGATTGCTCCTTCGTACTGGAAGAGCACAAAATAACAGTACTGATTGGCCCTTCCGGCTGCGGCAAGAGCACACTGGTTAATCTGCTGGCAGGCTATGAAGAACCCGATGCGGGCCGCATCCTGATGGGTGGCAGGCAGGTCAAAGGGCCCGGCGGAGACAGGCTGGTGGTCTTTCAGGAAACAGCCCTCTTTCCCTGGATGACGACCTACTCCAATGTGGCCTTTGGCCCGCGCGCCAAGAAGACCGGTAACAATCAGGAAATTAGAGCTATGGTGGAAGCCATGCTGGAAAAAGTGGGCTTGCAAGAGTTTGGGCACAAATACCCCTCCCACCTTTCCGGCGGTATGCAGCGGCGTGGCGAACTGGCCCGGATGCTGGTGAACAACCCGCAAGTGATGATCTTGGATGAGCCCTTCCGCGGGTTGGACGCCATGACGCGCGAACTGATGCAGGAATATTTCTGCTCATTGCTGGAAGAGCGACAGGGTACGGTATTCTTCATCACCTCCGAAATCGATGAAGCCATTTTTATGGCTGACCGCATCCTGATCATGAGCAACCAGCCCGGGCGCATCGTGCATATCATGGACATAGCCCTGCCACGTCCTCGCAAGAAAGAGATGCTGCTCAATCGCAACTGTCAGGAATACAAACGCGAAGCGCTTGAGACCCTCCATGAGGAGGCCCTCAAGGCTTTCAGTAGCGGCAGTCGGGCCGTACAAGACTTCCTTGAGGCCTACGAACACCAGCAGCAGAACGAAGACAGTACCCAGAATGGCCCGGCCAATTGA